From one Amycolatopsis sp. FDAARGOS 1241 genomic stretch:
- a CDS encoding LLM class F420-dependent oxidoreductase, protein MRLGLRLPQRLGVDLQHDVVEAARTAEAAGYAGLWTYERLLFPESPVEPYAGLPDVPWPEASRQAADPLAILTAAAVVTEKVRLGTSVLVAPLHGPLQLAKALATVDQLSGGRVIAGLGTGWSSDEFQATGVIRADRGRFLDETLDVFDAVWGPDPVSFRSPRVVIDKAAVLPKPVAKIPVLLGGGGADLGRGTVSAAVRRIAQRADGWLPLLTTPGPAGAKELRASWDRIRDLAAGYGRDTSRMEMVVVGNVTFTDRPAGPDRSAFVGTLDQVMDDIHTAAEAGADELIVDLNLQDWFTSTRQMLETAVDIRERHAAS, encoded by the coding sequence GTGAGGCTCGGACTCCGTCTGCCCCAGCGGCTGGGTGTGGACTTGCAGCACGACGTGGTCGAGGCGGCCCGAACGGCGGAAGCGGCCGGCTACGCCGGCCTGTGGACTTACGAACGGCTGCTGTTCCCCGAGTCGCCCGTCGAACCGTATGCGGGCCTGCCGGACGTGCCGTGGCCGGAAGCCTCGCGGCAGGCGGCCGATCCGCTGGCGATTCTCACGGCCGCCGCGGTGGTGACCGAGAAGGTGCGCCTCGGTACTTCCGTACTGGTGGCGCCACTGCATGGGCCGCTGCAATTGGCGAAGGCGCTGGCGACGGTCGATCAGCTCAGCGGTGGCCGCGTGATCGCGGGATTGGGCACCGGCTGGTCGAGTGACGAATTCCAGGCCACGGGCGTCATCCGGGCGGATCGCGGCCGGTTCCTCGACGAGACGCTGGACGTCTTCGATGCGGTGTGGGGGCCGGATCCGGTGTCCTTCCGGAGCCCTCGGGTCGTCATCGACAAGGCCGCGGTCCTGCCCAAGCCGGTGGCGAAGATCCCCGTGCTGCTGGGTGGCGGTGGCGCCGATCTGGGCCGCGGCACCGTTTCCGCGGCGGTGCGGCGCATCGCCCAGCGGGCGGACGGCTGGCTGCCACTGCTCACCACGCCCGGCCCGGCCGGGGCGAAGGAACTGCGGGCGAGCTGGGACCGGATCCGGGACCTGGCTGCCGGGTACGGGCGGGACACGAGCCGGATGGAGATGGTCGTGGTGGGCAACGTGACCTTCACCGACCGTCCGGCTGGGCCTGACCGTTCGGCGTTCGTCGGCACCCTCGACCAGGTCATGGACGACATTCACACGGCCGCGGAGGCCGGCGCGGACGAGCTCATCGTCGACCTGAACCTGCAGGACTGGTTCACCAGCACGCGGCAGATGCTGGAAACCGCGGTGGACATCCGCGAACGGCACGCGGCCTCGTGA
- a CDS encoding NAD(P)-binding protein, translating to MQHYEGSRAVVVGGSIGGLTSALLLRKLGFSVEVFERTPEQLDHRGGGIVL from the coding sequence GTGCAGCACTACGAAGGCTCACGCGCTGTCGTCGTTGGCGGCTCGATCGGCGGACTCACGAGCGCCTTGCTGCTTCGCAAGCTCGGCTTTTCCGTCGAGGTGTTCGAACGAACACCCGAGCAGCTGGACCACCGGGGAGGCGGCATCGTGCTGTAG
- a CDS encoding alcohol dehydrogenase catalytic domain-containing protein — protein sequence MKALVYEGPGKIEYREHPMPLLQADTDIVMRISQSTICGTDAHIIKGGVPTVQPGTVLGHEATGVVTEVGGSVQNVKPGDRILAACVSACGYCRFCTAGLYGQCLHGGWALGNTIDGVQAEFARIPFARNSVYKIPDNLADEQVLFLTDILATGYEVGVLNGRVQPGDTVVIVGAGPVGLSATSTAQLFSPRNLVVVDRVASRREMALKLGATHAVDENEVHGLVDELTDGLGADVTIEAVGFPDAFELTADLVRSGGRIANIGVHEGPATLHLEKLWAEQITITTGIPSGLTIPQLMNSIATGALDSTPMITHRLSLDETEAGYRTFLAAAETGALKVVLKND from the coding sequence ATGAAAGCGCTCGTCTACGAGGGCCCCGGCAAGATCGAGTACCGCGAGCACCCGATGCCGCTGCTGCAGGCGGACACCGACATCGTCATGCGCATCTCGCAGTCCACGATCTGCGGCACCGACGCGCACATCATCAAAGGCGGGGTGCCCACCGTCCAGCCGGGCACGGTGCTCGGCCACGAGGCGACCGGCGTGGTGACCGAGGTCGGCGGCTCTGTGCAGAACGTGAAACCCGGCGACCGCATCCTGGCCGCCTGCGTCAGTGCCTGTGGCTACTGCCGCTTCTGCACCGCCGGGCTCTACGGCCAGTGCCTGCACGGCGGCTGGGCCCTGGGCAACACGATCGACGGCGTGCAGGCGGAATTCGCCCGGATCCCGTTCGCCCGCAACTCCGTGTACAAGATCCCCGACAACCTCGCCGACGAGCAGGTGCTCTTCCTGACCGACATCCTCGCCACCGGCTACGAGGTGGGTGTCCTCAACGGACGCGTGCAACCCGGCGACACCGTGGTGATCGTCGGAGCCGGCCCCGTCGGGCTGTCCGCCACGTCGACCGCTCAGCTCTTCTCCCCGCGCAACCTCGTCGTGGTCGACCGCGTCGCGAGCCGCCGGGAGATGGCGCTCAAACTCGGTGCCACCCACGCGGTCGACGAGAACGAAGTGCACGGTCTCGTCGACGAGCTCACCGACGGCCTCGGCGCCGACGTCACCATCGAAGCGGTGGGCTTCCCCGACGCGTTCGAGCTGACCGCCGACCTGGTCCGCTCCGGTGGCCGGATCGCCAACATCGGTGTGCACGAGGGCCCGGCGACTCTGCACCTGGAAAAGCTGTGGGCCGAGCAGATCACCATCACCACCGGCATCCCGTCCGGGCTGACGATCCCGCAGCTGATGAACTCGATCGCGACCGGTGCGCTGGACTCCACCCCGATGATCACCCACCGCCTGTCGCTCGACGAAACCGAAGCGGGGTACCGGACGTTCCTCGCGGCGGCGGAAACGGGCGCGCTGAAGGTCGTGCTGAAGAACGACTGA
- a CDS encoding FAD-dependent monooxygenase — MSIHPGAVQQRYVDEMREAAAAVLAPAVAEVVTRTERPYVQVVFDTRTPGMVDGRVAIIGDAAFAARPHAAAGTAKAADDAWQLYEHLQAGDGGIADVLKRWEPGRLELGNQLIDRVAAMGARSQFTGTWVPGDPDLRFGLYGPGE, encoded by the coding sequence GTGTCGATCCACCCCGGCGCGGTGCAGCAGCGCTACGTCGACGAGATGCGTGAGGCCGCGGCCGCCGTCCTCGCACCGGCTGTCGCCGAGGTCGTGACGCGTACCGAGCGGCCCTACGTACAGGTCGTCTTCGACACGCGCACTCCCGGCATGGTCGACGGCCGGGTCGCGATCATCGGCGACGCGGCGTTCGCCGCGCGGCCGCACGCCGCGGCGGGCACTGCGAAAGCCGCCGACGATGCGTGGCAGCTCTACGAACACCTCCAAGCCGGGGACGGCGGAATCGCCGACGTCCTCAAGCGCTGGGAACCGGGCCGGTTGGAGCTCGGCAACCAGCTGATCGACCGGGTCGCCGCGATGGGCGCTCGTTCGCAGTTCACCGGTACGTGGGTCCCCGGCGACCCCGACCTCCGGTTCGGTCTGTACGGGCCCGGCGAGTAA